One Streptomyces drozdowiczii DNA segment encodes these proteins:
- a CDS encoding LPXTG cell wall anchor domain-containing protein, producing MTKKTRLRVARTAAGAVIAVGASLTAAGAAQAADIGADVAGVEIGVRPTAEPGHEDPGGDGDPCSPLDPRCEPPEPSATPPHPSVPPTGPARPSEPPTTPEAPPSPPAKPSATPTKAPTRSADPGDSGDSGSGVGQIGVSGGSGGTTDRTDTDSVGNQPVEQGRGKDELAETGAGGTAFLLVGAATMVAGGIGFRVLPRLTRKRTAV from the coding sequence ATGACGAAGAAGACGCGCTTACGCGTCGCGCGGACGGCGGCGGGCGCGGTGATCGCCGTCGGCGCGTCGCTGACCGCCGCGGGGGCGGCCCAGGCCGCCGACATCGGCGCCGATGTCGCGGGTGTGGAGATCGGCGTACGGCCCACCGCCGAGCCGGGGCACGAGGACCCGGGCGGCGACGGCGACCCGTGCAGCCCGCTCGACCCGCGCTGCGAGCCGCCGGAGCCGTCGGCCACCCCGCCGCACCCCTCGGTCCCGCCGACCGGCCCCGCGCGTCCGAGCGAGCCGCCCACGACCCCGGAGGCCCCGCCCTCGCCGCCCGCGAAGCCCTCGGCCACGCCGACGAAGGCCCCGACGAGGTCCGCGGACCCGGGCGACAGCGGGGACAGCGGCAGTGGCGTCGGGCAGATCGGGGTCTCCGGCGGCAGCGGGGGCACCACCGACCGCACCGACACCGACTCGGTCGGCAATCAGCCCGTCGAACAGGGCAGGGGCAAGGACGAACTCGCCGAGACCGGCGCGGGCGGGACCGCGTTCCTGCTGGTCGGCGCGGCGACGATGGTCGCCGGCGGCATCGGCTTCCGCGTCCTGCCGCGCCTCACGCGCAAGCGCACGGCCGTCTAG
- the ftsE gene encoding cell division ATP-binding protein FtsE: MIRFDNVSKTYPKQSRPALRDVSLDIEKGEFVFLVGSSGSGKSTFMRLILREERASTGAVHVLGKDLARMSNWKVPHMRRQLGTVFQDFRLLPNKTVAQNVAFAQEVIGKPRGEIRKAVPQVLDLVGLGGKEDRMPGELSGGEQQRVAIARAFVNRPMLLIADEPTGNLDPQTSVGIMKLLDRINRTGTTVIMATHDQNIVDQMRKRVIELEKGRLVRDQARGVYGYQH, encoded by the coding sequence GTGATCCGATTCGACAACGTCTCCAAGACCTACCCGAAGCAGAGCCGTCCCGCTCTCCGGGATGTGTCGCTCGACATCGAGAAGGGCGAGTTCGTCTTCCTGGTCGGCTCGTCCGGCTCCGGCAAGTCCACCTTCATGCGGCTCATCCTGCGCGAGGAGCGCGCCAGCACGGGCGCCGTCCACGTCCTGGGCAAGGACCTCGCGCGCATGTCCAACTGGAAGGTGCCGCACATGCGCCGCCAGCTGGGCACCGTCTTCCAGGACTTCCGCCTCCTGCCCAACAAGACCGTCGCGCAGAACGTGGCGTTCGCGCAGGAAGTGATCGGCAAGCCGCGCGGCGAGATCCGCAAGGCGGTGCCGCAGGTCCTCGACCTCGTCGGTCTCGGCGGCAAGGAGGACCGGATGCCCGGCGAGCTGTCCGGTGGTGAGCAGCAGCGCGTGGCGATCGCGCGGGCCTTCGTCAACCGGCCCATGCTGCTGATCGCGGACGAGCCGACCGGCAACCTCGACCCGCAGACCTCCGTCGGCATCATGAAGCTGCTGGACCGGATCAACCGGACCGGCACCACCGTGATCATGGCGACCCACGACCAGAACATCGTCGACCAGATGCGCAAACGCGTCATCGAGCTCGAGAAGGGCCGTCTCGTGCGCGACCAGGCGCGCGGCGTCTACGGCTACCAGCACTGA
- the ftsX gene encoding permease-like cell division protein FtsX, which produces MRAQFVLSEIGVGLRRNLTMTFAVVVSVALSLALFGGALLMREQVSTMKDYWYDKVNVSIYLCGKGDAETVVQCAKGAVTKQQKDEIESDLNKMDVVEKVIYESSDEAYKHYQDEFGDSPMAGNITPDQMPESFRVKLKDPTKYKVVATAFAGRDGVQSVQDQRSILDNLFGLMNGMNVAALFVMALMLVIALMLIVNTVRVSAFSRRRETGIMRLVGASGFYIQAPFIMEAAFAGLIGGVLACVMLLAGRYFLIDGGLALKDKLNLIDFIGWDAVLTKLPLVLAIGLLMPAVAALFALRKYLKV; this is translated from the coding sequence ATGCGCGCCCAGTTCGTCCTGTCGGAGATCGGCGTCGGCCTCCGTCGCAACCTCACGATGACCTTCGCCGTCGTCGTCTCCGTCGCCCTCTCGCTCGCCCTGTTCGGCGGCGCGCTGCTCATGCGCGAGCAGGTCAGCACGATGAAGGACTACTGGTACGACAAGGTCAACGTCTCCATCTACCTCTGCGGCAAGGGCGACGCGGAGACGGTGGTCCAGTGCGCCAAGGGTGCGGTCACCAAGCAGCAGAAGGACGAGATCGAGAGCGATCTCAACAAGATGGACGTCGTGGAGAAGGTGATCTACGAGTCCAGCGACGAGGCGTACAAGCACTACCAGGACGAGTTCGGCGACTCCCCGATGGCCGGCAACATCACGCCGGACCAGATGCCGGAGTCCTTCCGGGTCAAGCTGAAGGACCCCACCAAGTACAAGGTCGTCGCGACCGCCTTCGCCGGGCGGGACGGGGTCCAGTCGGTCCAGGACCAGAGAAGCATTCTGGACAACCTCTTCGGACTGATGAACGGCATGAACGTCGCCGCGCTGTTCGTGATGGCGCTGATGCTCGTCATCGCGCTGATGCTGATCGTCAACACGGTGCGCGTCTCCGCGTTCAGCCGGCGCCGGGAGACCGGCATCATGCGGCTCGTCGGCGCCTCCGGCTTCTACATCCAGGCCCCGTTCATCATGGAGGCCGCCTTCGCCGGTCTGATCGGCGGTGTGCTGGCCTGCGTCATGCTGCTGGCCGGGCGCTACTTCCTGATCGACGGCGGTCTCGCGCTCAAGGACAAGCTGAATCTGATCGACTTCATCGGCTGGGACGCGGTCCTCACCAAGCTGCCGCTGGTGCTCGCGATCGGCCTGCTGATGCCCGCTGTTGCCGCTCTCTTCGCCCTGCGCAAGTACCTGAAGGTGTGA
- the smpB gene encoding SsrA-binding protein SmpB, with amino-acid sequence MAKEKDTGRKLIAQNKKARHDYTILDTYECGLVLMGTEVKSLRMGRASLVDGFVQIDGGEAWLHNIHVPEYVQGTWTNHSAKRKRKLLMHRAEIDKLESKSQETGHTIVPLSLYFLNGRVKAEIALAKGKKEYDKRQTLREKQDTRETNRAIAAARRRQRSA; translated from the coding sequence ATGGCTAAGGAAAAGGACACCGGGCGCAAGCTCATCGCGCAGAACAAGAAGGCGCGCCACGACTACACCATCCTCGACACCTACGAGTGCGGGCTCGTGCTCATGGGGACCGAGGTCAAATCGCTCCGTATGGGCCGGGCGTCCCTGGTCGACGGCTTCGTCCAGATCGACGGCGGCGAGGCGTGGCTGCACAACATCCACGTCCCGGAGTACGTCCAGGGCACCTGGACCAACCACTCCGCCAAGCGCAAGCGCAAGCTGCTCATGCACCGGGCCGAGATCGACAAGCTGGAGTCGAAGTCGCAGGAGACCGGCCACACCATCGTGCCGCTCTCGCTGTACTTCCTGAACGGCCGGGTCAAGGCCGAGATCGCGCTCGCGAAGGGCAAGAAGGAGTACGACAAGCGGCAGACGCTGCGCGAGAAGCAGGACACCAGGGAGACGAACCGCGCCATCGCGGCGGCCCGGCGCCGTCAGCGGAGCGCCTGA
- a CDS encoding DUF2975 domain-containing protein — protein sequence MDESGRRGKTLRRLGWVLAAVFVCYATTLVVAVLGGNSSAPVLPLTGQEQQVTDTTGNGSTAPDAGLPAAGSPAPAQEREGAN from the coding sequence GTGGACGAGAGCGGCCGGCGCGGCAAGACGCTGCGCCGCCTCGGCTGGGTCCTGGCCGCGGTCTTCGTCTGCTACGCGACGACCCTGGTCGTCGCCGTGCTGGGCGGCAACTCCAGTGCCCCCGTACTCCCGCTGACCGGTCAGGAACAGCAGGTCACGGACACCACCGGGAACGGATCGACGGCTCCGGACGCCGGGCTTCCCGCCGCCGGGTCCCCGGCCCCCGCGCAAGAACGAGAAGGCGCCAACTAG
- a CDS encoding glycosyltransferase: MRYMLPLLFLVALLAMLMLRGYVHSEILADFRVRPPVATDRVPEQVLEGGPVIDARSTTEPAKTLRIPDHRIVLTFDDGPDPEWTPKVLDELKEYDAHGVFFVTGTMASRYPELVERMVREGHEVGLHTFNHPDLSYQSTSRIDWELSQNQLVLAGAAGIRTSLFRPPYSSFADAMDNKSWPVTQYIGSRGYLTVVNNTDSEDWKRPGVRAIIDRATPKHGKGAIILMHDSGGNRSQTVTALGKFLPKMQKQGYTFDNLTDALGAPSAHTPVTGFDLWKGKAFVWAVGVSEHITDVMVAGLAVIGVLVFARFGLMLVLSFVHARRVRGRGFRWGEPVTRTVTVLVPAYNEKKCIANTVRSLLASDYPVEVIVIDDGSTDGTADIVQRMRLPNVRVVRQRNAGKPAALNNGIAHARNDIIVMMDGDTVFEPTTVRELVQPFGDPRVGAVAGNAKVGNRDSLIGAWQHIEYVMGFNLDRRMYDVLRCMPTIPGAVGAFRREALERVGGISEDTLAEDTDVTMAMHRDGWRVVYAENARAWTEAPETVQQLWSQRYRWSYGTMQAIWKHRRAVIERGPSGRFGRVGLPFVSLFMVVAPLLAPLIDVFLLYGLVFGPTEKTVGAWLGVLAVQLVCAAYAFRLDRERMTHLLSLPLQQVLYRQLMYVVLLQSWITALTGGRLRWQKLRRTGVVEAPGAMPPQRARTQDRRPVA, from the coding sequence ATGCGCTACATGCTGCCGCTCCTGTTTCTCGTTGCCCTGCTCGCCATGCTGATGCTGCGTGGCTACGTGCACAGCGAAATCCTGGCCGACTTCCGCGTCCGGCCCCCCGTCGCGACCGACCGGGTGCCCGAGCAGGTGCTGGAGGGCGGGCCGGTCATCGACGCCCGCTCCACCACCGAGCCCGCGAAGACCCTGCGCATCCCGGACCACCGGATCGTGCTGACCTTCGACGACGGCCCGGACCCGGAGTGGACGCCGAAGGTGCTGGACGAGCTGAAGGAGTACGACGCCCACGGCGTCTTCTTCGTCACCGGCACCATGGCCTCGCGCTACCCGGAGCTGGTCGAGCGCATGGTCAGGGAGGGGCACGAGGTCGGGCTGCACACCTTCAACCACCCCGACCTCTCCTACCAGTCCACCAGCCGCATCGACTGGGAGCTCTCCCAGAACCAGCTGGTGCTGGCCGGTGCGGCGGGCATCCGCACCTCGCTCTTCCGGCCGCCCTACTCCTCGTTCGCCGACGCCATGGACAACAAGTCCTGGCCGGTCACGCAGTACATCGGCAGCCGCGGCTACCTCACCGTCGTCAACAACACGGACAGCGAGGACTGGAAGCGGCCCGGCGTCAGGGCGATCATCGACCGGGCCACGCCCAAGCACGGCAAGGGCGCGATCATCCTGATGCACGACTCCGGGGGGAACCGGTCCCAGACCGTCACCGCCCTGGGGAAGTTCCTGCCGAAGATGCAGAAGCAGGGATACACGTTCGACAACCTCACCGACGCGCTCGGCGCACCCAGCGCGCACACCCCGGTCACCGGTTTCGACCTGTGGAAGGGCAAGGCGTTCGTCTGGGCCGTGGGCGTCTCGGAGCACATCACCGATGTGATGGTGGCCGGGCTCGCCGTCATCGGGGTGCTGGTCTTCGCCCGCTTCGGGCTGATGCTCGTACTCTCCTTCGTCCACGCCCGCCGGGTCCGCGGACGCGGCTTCCGCTGGGGCGAACCCGTCACCCGCACGGTGACCGTCCTGGTGCCCGCGTACAACGAGAAGAAGTGCATCGCGAACACGGTGCGCTCGCTCCTGGCAAGTGACTATCCGGTCGAAGTCATCGTGATCGACGACGGCTCCACGGACGGCACCGCGGACATCGTCCAGCGGATGCGGCTGCCCAACGTCCGGGTGGTCCGCCAGCGCAACGCGGGCAAGCCCGCCGCCCTGAACAACGGCATCGCGCACGCTCGCAACGACATCATCGTGATGATGGACGGCGACACGGTCTTCGAGCCGACCACCGTCCGCGAGCTGGTGCAGCCCTTCGGCGACCCGCGCGTCGGGGCCGTCGCCGGCAACGCCAAGGTCGGCAACCGCGACTCGCTGATCGGCGCCTGGCAGCACATCGAATACGTGATGGGCTTCAACCTCGACCGCCGCATGTACGACGTGCTGCGCTGCATGCCCACCATCCCCGGCGCGGTCGGGGCCTTCCGGCGCGAGGCGCTGGAGCGGGTCGGCGGCATCAGCGAGGACACCCTCGCCGAGGACACCGACGTCACGATGGCCATGCACCGGGACGGCTGGCGCGTCGTCTACGCGGAGAACGCCCGCGCCTGGACCGAGGCGCCCGAGACCGTGCAGCAGCTCTGGTCCCAGCGCTACCGCTGGTCGTACGGCACCATGCAGGCGATCTGGAAGCACCGCAGGGCGGTCATCGAGCGCGGGCCCTCGGGCCGGTTCGGCCGCGTCGGACTCCCGTTCGTCTCGCTGTTCATGGTCGTCGCCCCGCTGCTCGCCCCGCTCATCGACGTCTTCCTGCTGTACGGGCTCGTGTTCGGGCCCACCGAGAAGACCGTCGGCGCGTGGCTCGGCGTCCTCGCGGTGCAGCTGGTCTGTGCCGCGTACGCCTTCCGACTCGACCGGGAGCGCATGACCCATCTGCTCTCGCTGCCCCTCCAGCAGGTCCTGTACCGGCAGCTCATGTACGTGGTGCTGCTCCAGTCCTGGATCACCGCTCTCACCGGCGGCCGGCTGCGCTGGCAGAAGCTGCGCCGTACCGGGGTCGTCGAGGCGCCCGGCGCGATGCCGCCCCAGCGGGCGCGCACCCAGGACCGGAGGCCCGTCGCATGA
- a CDS encoding acyltransferase family protein gives MTHPQQSYGEPHADERTMALRVVLPAPVPPPEPAATAAPAPAKAGRDRYLDLLRAVALVRVVVFHLFGWAWLTVVFPSMGVMFALAGSLMARSLARPAWSVIRGRVRRLLPPMWAFAAVVVPMVFALGWKPVREEGIWWFLKLGCYILPIGTPPFPWENGSEGGWLETSWAEQGIGPLWYIRAYLWFVLASPLLLKAFRKLPWVTLLAPVGLTAVIGTGLVTVPGATGEALVDFAVFGSCWVLGFAHHDGLLKTVPRYLAVSLAAMLMGFALWWGAHHLTEEGWNLDEIPLAQATWSLGFCMILLQYAPSWRELPGRLAGWDSLVTLANNRAVTIYLWHNMLLMATFPIIDLLWDVPWVGDHLGTYIDRADNALALIIVWPLIGLAILAVGWVEDLAAKRRPRLWPNGAARART, from the coding sequence ATGACGCATCCCCAGCAGTCGTACGGAGAGCCGCACGCGGACGAGCGGACCATGGCGCTGCGGGTGGTGCTGCCCGCCCCCGTGCCCCCGCCCGAGCCGGCCGCCACCGCCGCGCCCGCCCCGGCCAAGGCCGGCCGGGACCGCTATCTCGACCTGCTGCGGGCCGTCGCGCTCGTCCGGGTCGTCGTCTTCCACCTCTTCGGCTGGGCGTGGCTGACCGTCGTGTTCCCGTCCATGGGCGTCATGTTCGCCCTGGCCGGATCGCTGATGGCCCGCTCGCTGGCCCGGCCCGCGTGGAGCGTGATCCGGGGCCGCGTCCGCAGGCTGCTGCCGCCCATGTGGGCGTTTGCCGCCGTCGTCGTGCCCATGGTCTTCGCGCTCGGCTGGAAGCCGGTGCGCGAGGAGGGCATCTGGTGGTTCCTCAAGCTGGGCTGCTACATCCTGCCGATCGGCACCCCGCCCTTCCCCTGGGAGAACGGCTCCGAGGGCGGCTGGCTGGAAACCTCCTGGGCCGAGCAGGGCATCGGGCCGCTCTGGTACATCCGCGCCTATCTGTGGTTCGTGCTGGCCTCCCCGCTGCTGCTCAAGGCGTTCCGGAAGCTGCCCTGGGTGACGCTGCTCGCCCCGGTCGGGCTCACCGCCGTCATCGGCACCGGCCTGGTCACCGTGCCCGGCGCGACCGGTGAGGCCCTGGTGGACTTCGCGGTGTTCGGCTCCTGCTGGGTCCTCGGCTTCGCCCACCACGACGGGCTGCTGAAGACCGTCCCGCGCTACCTCGCGGTGTCGCTGGCCGCGATGCTCATGGGCTTCGCGCTGTGGTGGGGCGCCCACCACCTCACCGAGGAGGGCTGGAACCTGGACGAGATCCCGCTCGCCCAGGCCACCTGGTCGCTCGGTTTCTGCATGATCCTGCTCCAGTACGCCCCCTCCTGGCGGGAGCTGCCGGGCCGGCTGGCCGGGTGGGACAGCCTGGTCACCCTCGCCAATAACCGGGCGGTGACCATCTACCTGTGGCACAACATGCTGCTGATGGCCACCTTCCCGATCATCGACCTGCTCTGGGACGTGCCCTGGGTCGGCGACCACCTCGGCACGTACATCGACCGCGCGGACAACGCCCTGGCGCTGATCATCGTCTGGCCGCTGATCGGGCTGGCGATCCTCGCCGTCGGCTGGGTCGAGGACCTCGCCGCCAAGCGCCGCCCGAGGCTCTGGCCCAACGGCGCCGCCCGCGCCCGTACATGA
- a CDS encoding nitrate/nitrite transporter yields MAGRWIEQWDPEDETFWRETGERTARRNLWFSVLSEHIGFSVWTLWSVMVLFMGPEYGVDPAGKFFLISTATLVGAVARVPYTFAVARFGGRNWTVFSALTLLVPTIAALVVMEPGTSYGTFLAVSALTGIGGGNFASSMTNINAFFPLRKKGWALGLNAGGGNIGVPVVQLAGLLVIGTAGATHPRIVLAAYIPLILLAAGCAARYMDNLAPVRNDTGAAKEAVRDRHTWIMAVLYIGTFGSFIGYSFAFGLVLQTQFGRTPLQAASLTFIGPLLGSLIRPAGGWLADRYGGARITLVNFAAMAAATGVVVYASRIASLTVFLVGFTALFALSGLGNGSTYKMIPGIFHARAIAQGLRGEEAAARGRRISGAAMGLIGAVGALGGLAINLAFRQSFQTSGAGTAAFWSFLAFYAVCSALTWSVYLRRAAAVPAKPVLGHAGV; encoded by the coding sequence ATGGCAGGCCGTTGGATCGAGCAGTGGGACCCGGAGGACGAGACCTTCTGGCGGGAGACCGGCGAGCGCACCGCCCGCCGCAACCTCTGGTTCTCCGTCCTCTCCGAGCACATCGGCTTCTCCGTCTGGACCCTGTGGTCCGTGATGGTGCTCTTCATGGGGCCCGAATACGGGGTCGACCCGGCCGGGAAGTTCTTCCTGATCTCCACCGCCACCCTGGTCGGCGCCGTCGCCCGGGTCCCGTACACCTTCGCGGTGGCCCGCTTCGGTGGCCGGAACTGGACGGTGTTCAGCGCGCTCACCCTGCTCGTGCCGACGATCGCCGCCCTCGTCGTGATGGAGCCGGGCACCTCGTACGGCACCTTCCTCGCGGTGTCCGCGCTGACCGGCATCGGCGGCGGGAACTTCGCCTCGTCCATGACGAACATCAACGCCTTCTTCCCGCTCCGCAAGAAGGGCTGGGCGCTCGGGCTCAACGCGGGCGGCGGCAACATCGGCGTGCCCGTCGTGCAGCTCGCCGGGCTCCTGGTCATCGGGACGGCCGGGGCCACCCACCCCCGGATCGTGCTCGCCGCGTACATCCCGCTGATCCTCCTCGCCGCCGGGTGCGCCGCCCGCTACATGGACAACCTGGCGCCCGTGCGCAACGACACCGGGGCGGCGAAGGAGGCGGTGCGCGACCGGCACACCTGGATCATGGCCGTCCTCTACATCGGCACCTTCGGCTCCTTCATCGGCTACAGCTTCGCCTTCGGGCTCGTCCTCCAGACCCAGTTCGGACGGACCCCGCTCCAGGCCGCCTCGCTCACCTTCATCGGCCCGCTCCTCGGCTCGCTGATCCGCCCGGCCGGGGGATGGCTCGCCGACCGGTACGGCGGGGCCCGCATCACCCTCGTCAACTTCGCCGCCATGGCCGCCGCGACCGGCGTCGTCGTATACGCCTCCCGGATCGCCTCGCTCACCGTGTTCCTCGTCGGCTTCACCGCCCTGTTCGCGCTGTCCGGACTCGGCAACGGGTCGACGTACAAGATGATCCCGGGCATCTTCCACGCCCGGGCCATCGCCCAGGGGCTGCGCGGCGAGGAGGCGGCGGCCCGGGGGCGGCGGATCTCCGGCGCCGCGATGGGGCTGATCGGCGCGGTCGGCGCGCTCGGCGGGCTCGCCATCAACCTCGCCTTCCGGCAGTCCTTCCAGACCTCCGGCGCGGGCACGGCGGCCTTCTGGTCCTTCCTCGCCTTCTACGCGGTGTGCTCGGCGCTCACCTGGTCGGTATACCTTCGCCGCGCCGCGGCCGTACCGGCGAAGCCCGTGCTCGGCCATGCCGGGGTGTGA
- a CDS encoding uroporphyrinogen-III synthase — translation MHDGQHDDGQRGDAPHGPLAGFTVGVTAARRAEELGTLLRRRGATVVHAPALRIVPLADDGELLAATRQLVADKPDVVVATTAIGFRGWIEAADGWGIGDRLLETLRRGELLARGPKVKGAVRAAGLTEAWSPASESMAEVLERLLEEGVRGRRVALQLHGEPLPGFVEALREAGAEVVGVPVYRWMPPEDIAPLDRLLDLTAARALDALTFTSAPAAASLLGRAEERGLLTEVVTALRGDIVPACVGPVTAVPLQARGIDTVQPERFRLGPLVQLICRELPARARTLPIAGHRVEIRGHAVLVDEELRAVPPAGMALLHTLARRPGWVVSRADLLRALPGSGTDEHAVETAMARLRTALGVPRLIQTVVKRGYRLALDPAADAKYAGA, via the coding sequence ATGCACGACGGACAACACGACGACGGACAGCGGGGCGACGCACCGCACGGGCCCCTCGCGGGCTTCACGGTCGGGGTCACCGCCGCCCGCCGGGCGGAGGAGCTGGGCACCCTGCTGCGGCGCCGGGGCGCCACCGTGGTGCACGCGCCGGCCCTGCGGATCGTGCCGCTCGCCGACGACGGCGAACTGCTCGCCGCCACCCGGCAACTGGTCGCCGACAAGCCCGACGTGGTCGTCGCCACCACCGCCATCGGCTTCCGCGGCTGGATCGAGGCGGCCGACGGCTGGGGCATCGGCGACCGCCTCCTGGAGACCCTGCGCAGGGGCGAACTCCTGGCGCGCGGACCCAAGGTGAAGGGCGCGGTCCGCGCCGCCGGGCTGACCGAGGCGTGGTCCCCGGCCTCCGAATCCATGGCCGAGGTCCTGGAACGGCTCCTGGAGGAGGGCGTACGGGGCCGCCGCGTCGCGCTCCAACTGCACGGCGAACCCCTCCCCGGCTTCGTGGAGGCGCTGCGCGAGGCCGGCGCCGAGGTGGTCGGCGTCCCCGTCTACCGCTGGATGCCGCCGGAGGACATCGCGCCCCTGGACCGGCTCCTCGACCTCACCGCCGCCCGCGCCCTGGACGCGCTCACCTTCACCAGCGCCCCGGCGGCGGCCTCGCTGCTCGGCCGCGCCGAGGAACGCGGACTGCTCACCGAGGTCGTCACGGCGCTGCGCGGCGACATCGTGCCGGCCTGCGTCGGACCGGTCACCGCCGTGCCGTTGCAGGCGCGCGGGATCGACACCGTGCAGCCGGAGCGCTTCCGGCTCGGCCCGCTCGTCCAGCTGATCTGCCGCGAACTGCCCGCCCGCGCCCGGACGCTGCCCATCGCCGGACACCGCGTCGAGATCCGGGGCCACGCCGTCCTGGTGGACGAGGAGCTGCGCGCGGTCCCGCCCGCCGGGATGGCCCTGCTGCACACCCTGGCCCGGCGCCCCGGCTGGGTGGTCTCCCGCGCCGACCTGCTGCGCGCCCTGCCCGGCAGCGGCACCGACGAGCACGCGGTCGAGACCGCCATGGCCCGGCTCCGCACCGCGCTCGGGGTGCCCCGGCTGATCCAGACGGTCGTCAAGCGCGGCTACCGGCTGGCGCTCGACCCGGCGGCGGATGCCAAGTACGCGGGGGCCTGA
- a CDS encoding GNAT family N-acetyltransferase — translation MIDDAHPLHAGIRLRPVRLSDAASRAEALTRSRAYMRPWEPVRPESFYTEEGQRERLAGLLAEREAGRVMPWVLSDAEDRVVGGFNLNAIVLGSFHSAVLGYWVDVECAGRGLATAAVRRICELARDELRLHRIEAGTVLHNTASQRVLAKCGFEEFAVAPRYMHIDGEWRDHRLFQRILHDGPATGIV, via the coding sequence ATGATCGACGATGCCCATCCGCTCCACGCCGGGATACGGCTGCGCCCCGTCCGGCTCTCCGACGCCGCCTCCCGGGCCGAGGCGCTGACCCGCAGCCGGGCGTACATGCGGCCCTGGGAGCCCGTGCGCCCCGAGTCCTTCTACACCGAGGAGGGCCAGCGCGAGCGGCTGGCCGGGCTGCTCGCGGAGCGGGAAGCGGGGCGCGTGATGCCTTGGGTGCTGAGCGACGCCGAGGACCGGGTGGTCGGCGGGTTCAACCTCAACGCCATCGTGCTCGGCTCGTTCCACAGCGCCGTCCTCGGCTACTGGGTGGACGTGGAGTGCGCGGGCCGGGGCCTGGCGACGGCCGCCGTGCGCCGGATCTGCGAGCTGGCCCGCGACGAACTGCGGCTGCACCGGATCGAGGCGGGCACGGTCCTGCACAACACCGCGTCCCAACGAGTCCTCGCCAAGTGCGGATTCGAGGAGTTCGCGGTCGCCCCGCGCTATATGCACATCGACGGGGAATGGCGCGACCACCGCCTCTTCCAGCGCATCCTGCACGACGGCCCGGCGACCGGCATCGTCTAG
- a CDS encoding GNAT family N-acetyltransferase, which translates to MNAHARDARLSSGSLVLRPWRPGDLGVLLDAYRDPAVQAGSRAPVADEEAAAHWLRAQEEGRATGLRHSFAVVDTELGAGPVGNVALSFPEPGAPSAEVGYWTVAPARGRGIAPRALEALSAWASETFAGAGLVRLELLHQVDNAASCRVAAKAGYPLTAVLPPSPPWPGEGHLHTRGL; encoded by the coding sequence GTGAACGCCCACGCGCGCGATGCCCGTCTGTCGTCCGGTTCCCTGGTACTGCGGCCCTGGCGGCCGGGCGATCTCGGGGTGCTCCTCGACGCCTACCGCGACCCCGCCGTGCAGGCCGGATCGCGGGCGCCGGTGGCGGACGAGGAGGCGGCCGCGCACTGGCTGCGGGCCCAGGAGGAGGGCCGGGCGACCGGGCTGCGGCACAGCTTCGCGGTGGTGGACACGGAGCTGGGGGCGGGCCCCGTGGGCAACGTCGCCCTGTCCTTCCCGGAGCCCGGCGCGCCCTCGGCGGAGGTGGGCTACTGGACGGTCGCGCCCGCCCGGGGCCGGGGCATCGCCCCGCGCGCCCTCGAAGCGCTCTCCGCCTGGGCGTCCGAGACGTTCGCCGGGGCCGGTCTCGTACGCCTGGAACTGCTGCACCAGGTGGACAACGCGGCCTCGTGCCGGGTCGCGGCGAAGGCCGGGTACCCGCTCACCGCGGTGCTGCCGCCGTCCCCGCCGTGGCCGGGCGAGGGGCACCTGCACACGCGCGGGCTCTAG